Proteins encoded together in one uncultured Flavobacterium sp. window:
- a CDS encoding helix-turn-helix transcriptional regulator, which produces MEQKIHQGKNVKRFREMLNIKQEALAYDLGNDWNQKKISMLEQKDVIEDSLLKQISAVLKIPVEAFQNFDEEQAINIISNTFTSNDTSTLNAVNPHCTFNPIDKIVQLYDEKIALYERMLKEKDEMMARLEKLINK; this is translated from the coding sequence ATGGAACAGAAAATACATCAGGGAAAAAACGTAAAACGTTTCAGAGAAATGCTTAACATAAAGCAGGAAGCATTAGCTTATGATCTGGGAAATGACTGGAATCAGAAGAAAATTTCTATGCTGGAGCAAAAAGATGTAATTGAAGACAGCCTGCTTAAACAAATCTCTGCAGTATTAAAAATTCCTGTTGAAGCTTTTCAGAATTTTGATGAAGAGCAGGCAATAAATATTATTTCTAATACTTTTACAAGTAATGATACATCAACATTAAATGCAGTTAACCCACACTGTACATTTAATCCAATTGACAAAATTGTTCAATTATATGATGAAAAAATTGCTTTATACGAGCGTATGTTAAAAGAGAAAGATGAAATGATGGCAAGGCTTGAAAAATTAATCAATAAATAA